The Rufibacter sp. DG15C region ACCAAAAGTAGAATTTTAGCCATGGCGCACTATAATAACCTTCTGTTAGACAACCAGGACGGCATTTTGTTCATTACCGTGAACAGACCCACCAAAATGAATGCCTTGAACATTGAGACGGTGCAGGAGATTCAGTCGGCTATGCAAGAAGTGTATGACGATGAGGAAGTGCGCGGCGTCATCTTGACCGGAAGCGGCGAGAAGGCCTTTGTGGCCGGCGCTGACATTGCCGAGATAGCAGAATTAAACGAGGTGAACGGGCGTCGGTTTGCCGAGCGCGGGCAGGACGTGTTTTCCATGATTGAAGAATGCCCTAAACCGGTGATTGCCGCCGTGAATGGTTTTGCCCTAGGCGGCGGTTGTGAGTTGGCCATGGCCTGCCATATTAGAGTAGCCAGTGAAAACGCCCGTTTCGGGCAGCCAGAGGTGAACTTAGGCTTGATACCAGGCTATGGCGGCACCCAGCGCCTAACTCAGTTGGTAGGCAAAGGCAAGGCCATGGAACTGATGATGACCGGCGACCTTATCCCGGCGCAAGAGGCCAAGGAGTTGGGTCTGGTGAACCACGTGACCGCCGTTGGAGAACTAATGCCGAAGTGCCTGGAGATTATGAACAAGATCATTGCCAAGGCGCCGTTGGCGGTGGGCATGATTGTGGACTGCGTGAACGCCTGGTATGACAAAGAAGAGCACGGCTATCAGACAGAAGCCAACTCGTTCAGCCGGTGCTGTGGCTCAGATGACTTTAAGGAAGGCACCAGCGCGTTCTTAGAGAAGCGCAAGCCACACTTTAAAGGCGAGTAGTCCGTTAGAAGAATAGCAAGAGTATAATAGAATATAGGTACTCCCGTTTTTGGCTTGTTTTCTGGAAAAGAGGCCAAAAACGGGAGTACCTGTGCCTAGCCCAAAGGAGTTTCAAGAAATGCTTTTCGTTCTCTCATCTTTATCTTACCAATTGCCAACATGAGCATTGCAAAAAAACTGCTAGGGCAGACCGCGGCGTACGGCTTGAGCAGTATTGTGGGCCGGGCCTTAAACTACCTGTTGGTACCGTTGTACACAGGCATCTTCCTTAGGGAGGAGTACGCCGTGGTGACCAAGCTCTATGCCATAGTCGCGTTCCTGAACATTGTCTACACCTATGGCATGGAGACCGCCTTTTTCAGGTATGCCAACAAGCCCGGCACAGACAGGATTGAGTTATACCAGAAAGTGCAGACGATGGTGCTTACCACCAGCCTCACCTTCACGGCGCTGCTGCTCATTTTCAACACCTCCATTGCCGGCAGCCTAGGCTATCCAGAACATCCAGAGTACATTGTTTGGCTGGCCATTACCATTGCCGTTGATGCCATTACGGCCATTCCCTTCGCCCGTCTGCGGCTGGAGAACAAGGCAGCCAGGTTTGCCATCATCAGGCTGACCAACATCTTCCTGGTTATTGGGGGCAATCTCTTCTTTCTGCTATTCTGCCGGCACGTGTATGAAGGCAAGTATTTGCCTGAACTGCGACCAATGGTAGAAGCTATCTACAACCCAGACTTAGGCGTAGGCTACATCTTTTTGGTGAACATGGTGGCCAACCTGCTGTTCATTCCCATGCTCTGGCCACAGTTTAAGGACTTTAAATTCAAGCTGGCGCTAACCGAGATGCAACCCATGTTGGTGTATGCCTTTCCTATTTTAATCATGGGCTTGGCCGGGGCAACCAATGAAATGCTTTCCAGAATCATGTTGGATGAGTGGCTTCCTGCAGGCTTTTACCCTGGCACAACCAATGAGCAGGCACTAGGAGTTTTTGGTGCCAA contains the following coding sequences:
- a CDS encoding enoyl-CoA hydratase/isomerase family protein — translated: MAHYNNLLLDNQDGILFITVNRPTKMNALNIETVQEIQSAMQEVYDDEEVRGVILTGSGEKAFVAGADIAEIAELNEVNGRRFAERGQDVFSMIEECPKPVIAAVNGFALGGGCELAMACHIRVASENARFGQPEVNLGLIPGYGGTQRLTQLVGKGKAMELMMTGDLIPAQEAKELGLVNHVTAVGELMPKCLEIMNKIIAKAPLAVGMIVDCVNAWYDKEEHGYQTEANSFSRCCGSDDFKEGTSAFLEKRKPHFKGE
- a CDS encoding lipopolysaccharide biosynthesis protein, with the protein product MSIAKKLLGQTAAYGLSSIVGRALNYLLVPLYTGIFLREEYAVVTKLYAIVAFLNIVYTYGMETAFFRYANKPGTDRIELYQKVQTMVLTTSLTFTALLLIFNTSIAGSLGYPEHPEYIVWLAITIAVDAITAIPFARLRLENKAARFAIIRLTNIFLVIGGNLFFLLFCRHVYEGKYLPELRPMVEAIYNPDLGVGYIFLVNMVANLLFIPMLWPQFKDFKFKLALTEMQPMLVYAFPILIMGLAGATNEMLSRIMLDEWLPAGFYPGTTNEQALGVFGANYKLAIMMSLMIQAFRYSAEPFFFSQAEDKNSPATFAVVMRWFVIICALAYLGISANIDIFQYFLGKEFRTGLEIVPVLLLAYLFNGVYYNLTVWFKLTDKTYYGTYITIFGAIVTVVANFLLIPVLGYMGSAIAAFLCYFLMAVVCYVIGQKYFPVPYPLKAIFGYLLLATGLIWLAQAWELDNFWVRQVYHLALCAVFVAVVWVVEKPMLRTVNR